Below is a window of Solanum stenotomum isolate F172 chromosome 7, ASM1918654v1, whole genome shotgun sequence DNA.
gttagctgaaaattctgatgggtcaacttcagatggtcataacttttagcacaaaatgaattatgtgtcccatgacctatggttagatagataattgaattatctttccaacNNNNNNNNNNNNNNNNNNNNNNNNNNNNNNNNNNNNNNNNNNNNNNNNNNNNNNNNNNNNNNNNNNNNNNNNNNNNNNNNNNNNNNNNNNNNNNNNNNNNNNNNNNNNNNNNNNNNNNNNNNNNNNNNNNNNNNNNNNNNNNNNNNNNNNNNNNNNNNNNNNNNNNNNNNNNNNNNNNNNNNNNNNNNNNNNNNNNNNNNNNNNNNNNNNNNNNNNNNNNNNNNNNNNNNNNNNNNNNNNNNNNNNNNNNNNNNNNNNNNNNNNNNNNNNNNNNNNNNNNNNNNNNNNNNNNNNNNNNNNNNNNNNNNNNNNNNNNNNNNNNNNNNNNNNNNNNNNNNNNNNNNNNNNNNNNNNNNNNNNNNNNNNNNNNNNNNNNNNNNNNNNNNNNNNNNNNNNNNNNNNNNNNNNNNNNNNNNNNNNNNNNNNNNNNNNNNNNNNNNNNNNNNNNNNNNNNNNNNNNNNNNNNNNNNNNNNNNNNNNNNNNNNNNNNNNNNNNNNNNNNNNNNNNNNNNNNNNNNNNNNNNNNNNNNNNNNNNNNNNNNNNNNNNNNNNNNNNNNNNNNNNNNNNNNNNNNNNNNNNNNNNNNNNNNNNNNNNNNNNNNNNNNNNNNNNNNNNNNNNNNNNNNNNNNNNNNNNNNNNNNNNNNNNNNNNNNNNNNNNNNNNNNNNNNNNNNNNNNNNNNNNNNNNNNNNNNNNNNNNNNNNNNNNNNNNNNNNNNNNNNNNNNNNNNNNNNNNNNNNNNNNNNNNNNNNNNNNNNNNNNNNNNNNNNNNNNNNNNNNNNNNNNNNNNNNNNNNNNNNNNNNNNNNNNNNNNNNNNNNNNNNNNNNNNNNNNNNNNNNNNNNNNNNNNNNNNNNNNNNNNNNNNNNNNNNNNNNNNNNNNNNNNNNNNNNNNNNNNNNNNNNNNNNNNNNNNNNNNNNNNNNNNNNNNNNNNNNNNNNNNNNNNNNNNNNNNNNNNNNNNNNNNNNNNNNNNNNNNNNNNNNNNNNNNNNNNNNNNNNNNNNNNNNNNNNNNNNNNNNNNNNNNNNNNNNNNNNNNNNNNNNNNNNNNNNNNNNNNNNNNNNNNNNNNNNNNNNNNNNNNNNNNNNNNNNNNNNNNNNNNNNNNNNNNNNNNNNNNNNNNNNNNNNNNNNNNNNNNNNNNNNNNNNNNNNNNNNNNNNNNNNNNNNNNNNNNNNNNNNNNNNNNNNNNNNNNNNNNNNNNNNNNNNNNNNNNNNNNNNNNNNNNNNNNNNNNNNNNNNNNNNNNNNNNNNNNNNNNNNNNNNNNNNNNNNNNNNNNNNNNNNNNNNNNNNNNNNNNNNNNNNNNNNNNNNNNNNNNNNNNNNNNNNNNNNNNNNNNNNNNNNNNNNNNNNNNNNNNNNNNNNNNNNNNNNNNNNNNNNNNNNNNNNNNNNNNNNNNNNNNNNNNNNNNNNNNNNNNNNNNNNNNNNNNNNNNNNNNNNNNNNNNNNNNNNNNNNNNNNNNNNNNNNNNNNNNNNNNNNNNNNNNNNNNNNNNNNNNNNNNNNNNNNNNNNNNgattcccgatctccagttcagcagaatcagtggtgagtcctcattctccaaggacaatagtcatgagtttcttttcagtatttttagtctttagtttcagttttgctaaatctagttggggcatgtcccaacatttctagtcagtttagaggcttatttcagacatagttagattcagcttagtattcgagtttgatatttcttttgtattaaactctcagatttgatatattcagttatagtatgtgggtattccccatcttttcagatttatttatgaattagcttccgcatcagtttattatctttagtatgctcatgatcatgccagcagggttagcttgggatcacttgtggtcctaggtcccgtgtccgcgtctcgggggtagctcggggcgtgacaccaAGAGTGGTAAAACAACGATCAAAGATATCAGTAATAGAGCATTTACCCACACAGTTGTCACTGGCGTTGggcttagaacttgaagtaCCTAAACTTCATGTCTGAGCAGTTTGTAGCATTTGGATCAATTTCTCACACTGGTCACTCGTGAATCCTTGTGAAGTCATACCTCTAAGTGTGTTATTTCCATTATTTTCATCTTCTGTTATACTTGCATTAACTTGTCCATTACCATACCCTCTCTTTGGCTTATTAAACTTGAAGGATTGTGGATATCCAACTAGTTTATAACACTTCTCTTTCACATGACCCTGCTTCTTACAATAAGAACAAAAGCTATTGTTCGTTCTCGTATCAATGTTAGCATATTGATTTAAAGTTTGATTATTTCCTTTGTATTCACTGTTTCCCCTGTCATTGTTCCATCTTTGTGAATTAGTATTGAAAGCAGTAGAGTCAGTGGTACCATTAACCTGGTTTCCAGAGTGCACTCCCATCTGTGTTTCTTCATGCAATACGATTGAATATGCATGTGATGTGGTAGGAAGTGGTTTCATCATGAGGATGTTTCCTCTTATGCTACCAAAATTTTCATTCAGTCCCATGAGGAACCAGATCAACTTCTGATCTTCATTCATCTTGACATTGTGCATTTTGCGCCACAATTACAATCACAACTGCATATCATAAAAGTATTAGTTACCTTTGTTTGATGCCAAATCTTCTTTAGCCTGTTGAAGTATCCAGCAACATCATTGGTCCCTTGAGATATGTTGTTCAACTCTCTCTGCAATTGGAACATCTTGGCGCCATCCGTTTGCCTATATCTCTGCTCCAGTTCATTCCAAAGATCCTCAGTTGTCTGTGAGTAAATCACACTTTCTGCTATCTCTCTGCTAAGAGAATTCAGAAGCCAGGCTAACATCATGTCGTTACATCTCCTTCATTACTCAAACAAAGGTGTGTCCTCTTCcgatttcttacatgtttcatTGATAAatcctaatttatttttggcAGAAAGAGAGATTAACACACCTCTTCTCCAATTTCCATAGGTTGTTccatcaaaattaatatttattagatTCATTCCGAGTGAATCCGAAGGAGTAAGGAAGTAAGGATGATTTGCTTCAACCATTTTGATAGAAGACTGCTCAGTTTTCTTAGAGTCGTCACCCTCAATATTTGTATTAACCATGATGGGAAAGATTTGGTTGAAAAAAAAACGTATGGATCGGTAATCAGAGGCCTTGCTCTGATATCATGAAAAAAGAGAAGGATTTTGCAGAGGAAATTCTCTGCCTTGCTTTTCTTATTATCGTATGTCTTTCCAAGTTGTACAATTGTCGTGTATTTATACACATTGAATCCACATATGTATAGACTTCTTCCACTAATTTCGTACTCCTAATTCAAATATATCATACACCTAGTATAGTGAAAATATAACTCTTATACAACTCCTAATAAACGTAAGAGACTGATCAGACAAAAAAATTGCAGTTGTAAGTATTAAGCTAATTCATTTCCTTGATCACTCTATCGCCTTCTTCTTCGATCTTCGAAGTGCTCAAACTCAATTTCTCATCAATGTCAATAGAAAGCGTCGTCCTAAGCCAGATGGTCATACTAAATCCAATATCTAGAATGATGGGAGATGAACAACTACGTCTTACTATCGCTCTCAATTGGTTTCTATAAACCCAAAAATAAAGCAagcataaatataaatataaaacattaaTAAGGAAGATGTTAGTCAAAATAGCaacacatatatgtatatataaaacatGTGAAACTTTGAAGTGAGAAAGAAGCGTTGGGCACTATTGACGCGATAAAAGGTGCTCTAGACACGATGACTTCAAGTATATCGATTGCTTCTCTGATTTGGACAGAGATAGAGTTGTATCACAACTCTAAACGCGCTCCCAAGTGTACATGTACAAAAGAATGAGATAAAAGCAAACAATATTAACACATATGACTTCCTAAAGAAAGGATAATCAATATTTCACACCTTTAATCCCATCACCACGATAAACTAGTAATTAATTTACTaacaaagtttttttaaaaaaaacacttatCCAAAGGAAGACCGTAACTAACATATTAATGTGTTCTCATTCCATTATAGATCTTATAATTTATGGGAAAGTTCCCTGATATACAAGAAGCACAATTATCATATAGTGAAAATGATAGATAAAGTTGAAACTTAACAACTACCGTTATGTCATATTGACAATACTCTACTAGCTAGTAATATGACAATATTTCAATCATCTTAAACACATAGAACAACCATTCATGAACACAAAAAATTGTATGCATATTGATCAAAATTTGATggcaaagattttttttatatatataaaagttgaaACGGATCATGAAGTTGACGACAAAGAATTAAATAGAGTCAAGTAAAAATGCAAGGTGGGGTCAAATACTTAGAGCACAATCAGGATAAATTCACTAGACAAGAGTCGAGTTCATAAAATGTTGTACGACGCTAAAGCGACAAATAACTTAGACTATCAATAGAGGGAACTAAATTCGACTACATCAGATTCAAAGTATTAACAGAGAATTCCTCTAGTCACAacggaaaaaggaaaaatatttaaaagtttctaAATTTAACCATGTAGACAAATTCTacgattttaaaagaaacaactatCAAACGAAAACATGTATGTTGTTACGGAGACTTAGACGAACCACGGTTTATCAACACAATGAACATATTCAGCTTGACACAAATTTCAGCACTACCATATCTTAGCAAGCAAGTCCAAGGCCAAATAGATTCATTTAGATAGGACTAAAAATCTTCAagaaataatttgtataactagTGTTAAGGGAATGCAAGATTGAGTCGCGGGGGATTCTGATATTTCCTTCGAAAGACAATGGGGTTGACAACCTAATTGATTTTCCTTGATGCTTAAATAGATGTCGACTCTTATATTACAGAACCAAATTTGATTAAACAAGATTATGGCAAAGCAAATTTCACCCAAGAAGGAGTTACTCTAACGAATTTCAAACTTGTCGATTTAACACAAGTGATTCTAGATAGGGGAAGAACACTATGTTTGTAACACCACATTCATCGAAGCATGctagtaaaatagaaaataacatttaaagAACCGCCACTGGAATATTAAAACCGTACATGAAATAGTGTCGGAAGACAGTTTTGTGGATGAGATATATATACTCTTCTTAAATGTTTACACAATAAAGGGAAAACTAGCATACATTACCAAGCTAGTGAAACAATGAAAGAATCCCGACAAAATGTTCATTATACAATCATAGTATCTTCTTACATGCATGTCACACAATATGATTAACATGAATATGTATTCAGGTCTATATAAACCATTTTACACACTGAAATTCGATGGTCACACAAATTATAATGAAAGCAGTAAAGTGTAATCCCAGCTGAGTTAATTATTCTAAAACATACATAAAAATAGGAATTGAGAAGAGTTAGGAATGTTCAGATATTTTTgcattcactttttttttagaacCGAAATTGAGTAAAGGAGACAAGTAACGATCAGATTTAGCAATGCGCACCAACATTCCAGGTAGAGGCTCCCGTTGCTAAAATTAACAAAGCAGGTAAAGGTGGACACATATAGTTTAAAATTGATAAGTTCAACTTTTAAGGTTATTAGATTGAATTCATTGTACCTCTGTAATTATGGGctcaaaattaatatacatgTACATACTTTTACGACAATTCACACTACTCCCAACATAATTAATACTCCttttgtccacttttaattgtttcaaaagtcaatttgactaacttaatttgatattttgaacaaaaaatttagatattcaaaaactataagaAGAGtattataaatttcattttttacagACGAAAAAAcacatcataaaatgttagttaaAGTTATTATCGTTTgattctaaaaaagaaaataatgacaattaaaagtgaacagatgtagtattttttttctttctaattaaCATTTTAAGGAGAACAAAAGAAGGGTTATCTAATATTATTGTACCTCACTTGAAGTGAAGACTTGTTCAATAGGTCCTCAAATTTGCTGGAAAAATCTTCATTCTCTGTTCTGGCTATGGATTCTATTTACTACCTTAAATTTATTCATTGATTTCAACGAAATGCATCTGGTGCTACTATCTTCCCTTTTCAGTTTTCACCCAATCAACTGATCCTAACAGACAACCGtgagaaaaatagaatttttaaaattttaaacattaaaccacaattaataatatatgtatccATTGATATGAAAAGTTCAAGTAATTGTAACAAATAAATTTCTTTCGGCATGTGAAAGCTCATTTTTATCTGTTAGTATGTACTCATGAATGACAATAACAACTTTATTAATTAGTTGTCCttccatttatttaattaaacataaTAGGAATAGAAGCATAACGGAAAACTCTaaagaaatttgattattaaaattttgtaacaaAATTAGAAATTCCTCAAGATTTTCTACGAAAAGAGAGTTAATATCtcatatggtcactcaactttcaattattctcttagaaagtcactcaacttagaGTAGTTTACTTGGAAAGTCACTCAACAttgttttataactcaaaagtcagtCAATTATAAGTATTTCATTAAGAAAGTCActcaaatattgatattttacgtagaaagtcactcaactaatttaaatgttttttaattaaattttgttaaaatcaatttttattttaacttattttcaaaaattaataagatgctaattttaattattttattaaatcttgttgaaatatattttttgttttaaacaattttttaataaaataataagattgctacaggttttttttttttttggattactTCTTAACTCTTAATTCCAACCtttctaaaaaacaaaaaaaaatatttttcggcattatatatatagaggtttaacctttttctgagatgagaaagtaaagattTGAAAGATGAAGTTCGACTGTTTTAGGGAAACTAAAGACTCGAAGGGTATTTGGACATACTTTCGATAGTGACTTGATATATGTGCTTAGGGGTTCTAAAAACTATTTGAAGATGAGTGAGCAAGAATATCCCCAAATAAAGCAACAAATTCACATAAGCAGTTATATCATATAAACAGTTATTGCGCATTCTAAATAGATATGTGACCCTTTATGCCAAGGGTAAGCCTAACGATTCGAAGGATATACAACGTCATTTGAAACATTTTATTgtcccaaaataaaaaattatacaaattttatgaataaacGGAATATGATACATAATAGGGAAAAGGGATATAAATAATCAATGTCACACAGGGGCACAATCCAAAACTATGCCTCCATGGAAGTTTTTTCGCTCTTGAGCTTCTTGTCTCCGGATGCCAACGCCTTTGGATGAACTAGTAGTTTGTAAAATTCTTTCTTCAACTAAATTAAGCTATAACCTACCTCTTACCCCAGGGGACAGTAATTTTTCAAACAatgtatacatccttcaaatttaaacacataagtaTGAACGTTCGTTTAGGTCGTGGCCGGTTTGGACTCAGAGTGGTCTTTCTAATGGCCCAACACGCCTTGAGTGTTGGGTCGTCTTAGTTCAATGCGCTAAAAgagatttggtttcgctctacgctagttgactaagagtgggtTTACTAGACACAGGGTTCCCAAGTGGACAACTCGAGTGAGAAGGCTACGCGGTCACACGAAAAAAGATCTGGACACCCCGCTCATACGCGAACTCTCCTAACTTTtggaattttgaaagaaatttgtGAGTACGCAAAACACACCTCGCATGTACTTGTGATAGTGTGAACTTTTCAGAACCGAGAAGTATGATCGGAATGACAATTTATTTAAAACAATAACAGataaacaatttatataaagcgataataaataatcaatttatatCACATAAGCACGGAAAATAAAACAttagacaattaaaattaaacaaataactaaaattaaacaaacaaatattaaaatctCAAATATCTAAGTATGTTATGGTTTAGAACCTAAATTCTCCAGCAGAGTCGTCATTCctgttatgccgtaattttactATGTTTAGAAAAATCGCTTTTTGAAATGCTCTGGGTATAAAACAATTTtggaaaaatacttagaaaagagtcgtcacttaattttttaaagaaattaaaaaaacttacTTTAAAAAGACTCTAATAGATTAAGtctttaaaaatttagagaaaaaattGGTAAGAAGTTCTCATTTACACATTAAGAAGGTTTTTAAGGCATTtgaagtgcccgctaacatgcggttatccTACGACTTAGattaatatttgattatttttggaaaaaatatttaacataaAACAAAtggaattttataaaatttgatcaactttgagaaaataattaaataaatgacacattttattttattttatttttaagagaaAGTGAcctaaaatgaaacatttgaattaaaatgcaagtgaattgaattttaacaaaactagattaattagaatttgtttgactcatttttaaaataataatttaaaccaaattagtcaaattaagcatgaaaaccattttaaattaattgaagattAAGTAAAAGTCTTCAATAAAATgacaagagttgataaaaatagaactttattaaaataaatcaacataaagaatatggtttatcttttggggaatttaattaagttataatgaatcaaataaataaataaatgcaatcaaataaataaagaggTAATGGACTTTGACTTTTTCAGGCTGCTAATTTGGGCTATGACCCTATTTTAACCCTTGAAATCTTGTGTATACACCAAGTATATACTGATGTATACGGgtcatattttttcctttttttcctgTATATCGGTGTATACTAAATGTATATAGCCTGGTGCATCATCTGAACATGTATGTTAATTTTTGTCATCGCTTCAGCTGTATACAGTGAGTGTATACTCGTGTATATCAGCATGAATTGTGTTGTATATCAACTCCCTTGAACCCATAAAATAGCTTCGTTGCTTGACCTGTgaatttcagcttccaaaactTGAACAATGATAAGGCCGATTCGAAATTCAATAAGGATATGGACAATAGAGTCAAAAAGACTAGGTTGGCAGATTTCCCAAAGAgacaaaacaaagtaaaaataaggATTAGTAGTGATTCTATTTTGAAATAACTAAGGAAGAGAGTGCAGAACATACCAAtaagaaatttataaaaatcaagcAAAGAGAACAAATATAAAGAGAAGACAAGAACTTAATTAGAGCAAAGAAGCACTTGTAGTATCTCGTGATCAAACAAACAAGAGTTGTAATACACACCATTTAAAAGAACACATTGAACACTAAATCACAACACAACTTTAGCATATCAATTAACTCTCAAGACTCCATAGACACTAGAAAATGACACAAACAACGACAAGCCAAATGAAAACATCTAATGCTCAAAAATAGTATGAACAAGAGAAACTAGACTCAACCATATCCAAATAGACAAATTCGATAAGAGGTGGCTCATTCAAGGGTTAACAACTATAGACAAAGTTTACGAAAAACTATTACTCATTCACTCATACGTCAATACAATGAACAAATAAATGTGTCGTACTATTATTCTTAAATAGTCAATAAACTTACAAAGAGGCTAAACTAAATTTTAAACTCATAGCTACTAGAACCAACAAATCACAATATCCAAACGTTATCCCAACTTCAACAACCTTTATACAAGCGTTTTATATACATACTAAATTTACTcaagaaaataacaacaatcttgaaaacaaataaaaggcAAGTGAGACTCCACTCTTCTTAGAGTTAGCTCAACTACAGGTAATAAATAGTTCCGACTAGAAGGTAGACAAAGGAGACATGGGCTTCATCAAAAACGGACATACTAGGTAGTAGCACGATCACggaattgtaaaaaaaaaaaaaacgaaactGTTACAGATAATAAATAACACATAAGACAACATTCAATTTCCATATTAAAGAATTTGAGAATCTATCTTCATTTGAAGAGAAAAATCTCATAACATCAACAGTAACAAAATGAATGCCCATTTTGACATCTTAAGACATCGAAAACAAGGAAATATAGATTCGAACATCGAAAACAAGTATACGAGAAAAAGACGACGAAATAAACTTGAAATAGAGGCATCCAACTACACCAAAATTGCTTAAAGGAATATGCACCATATCAAATCATTCAAAactcaacaacaaataatagcATACAAAACAAAGCATAGCTATAGGCATCACGTCGGAACATAAAATATGAGGAGGGCATTACGAAGGAAAAGACATCACCTTCTTCCAGGCAGTGATCTGGAGACCAACGAGCTTGACCTTGAAGAAACTTTCCCCAACACCTTGACCTCACAAGATTCCGATGAActcgaaattaaaaaaaaatatttttttttctgaactCTTGACATTAAACTTTTGAAGCCATTTGAGGCATGTCTTATAGGATCAAATCCCCTAAGACTTTCTTACTAATATTCCTCAGTTTTCCTAACTCTATTTTTCTCTCCCACAAACACTAAAGAAGATGGAGGTTTATATAGAGGAATTTGGTGTTGATTTAGGGGGAACGGTCGAAATTtcgaatttgaaattcaaattcatatgcCTTTTTCGAGGCAATAGTGGGAGGGATgaaaaatttttgaaaagggAACGGCGACGTGATTGTTGGCGTGATTTCCAAATTCTCGCGATTTGCAGGTCACTTCGCTGGATTTCTGGGGAAGAAGACATTGGTGTGCAGGGATGAGATCGGGTATGCTGCGTATGTATGTATTGTTGTGCTGGGATGAGCTATCTTGTGGGTAAATTGGTGGGCTTTTTTTGGTGTTGGGTCTGAGTTTGTTGGAAATTGAAGGGTGGAAATGGGTCCAAGATATAGCCAATTTACTTCATTAAATGATCCATTGAATTGGAATTGTGGCCAATTGAATTTATTTAGAATATTTGGCTAGTaattaaataagacgaattaatataattaactaacgaGCTTCTTctcaacgaaataaaataataaacttaattaaactttaaatgactcaaaatttgaaccataatttaaactaagctaatttaataaaatacttacgTAAACGTGAAATCTTTTGTGATGGCtttcgaatatttataaaatatactaattatagaCATAACTATAAAgacatatttgttattttaaaaaattataaaattgataaaaattacaaaaaaaataacttgaaaatattttggatttcataaaactaattaattcaaagttatatccatcacttttaaaataaactaatttaataaaatatatataaaaaaaagaaatcatttttgagattattttctaatattcataaaatttagtaaatatatacaacatatattattttaaaattataataatgacAAATTTTGTTCAAACTAACTCgcaaactattttaaattttataaaaattaattattttaaatcgtttggaatttaagaagctcgatgattaatttaaattgtaGAGgaccaaaattgggtgtcaacaatgaTCATCAACAGTAGTTTTTCGAACAAAAGCTCCTCGAACATGATCATCTTGAGAAGCTGGAGCTGGAGAAGATGAAGCTCGAACAGATGAAGATGCTTGAACAGGAACAATAGAAGGAGCTTTTAGAacaggatcatcaacatgagcTTTCGAACAGAAGTTTTTCCAATCCGAGCTTTTCCAACAGAAGCTTCTCCAATCCAAGTTTTTCAAACAGGAGCTCAAATAGAAGAAGAAGCTCGATCAGTAGCTTCTCGAACTGGGTCATCTGGAGGTAAATTCGAATCCTGATCCAAATAAGAATCTGAACCCAAATCCGAAAGATTTGTATCTGGATCTGGAttcctaaataaataaaataaatataaatatattataaattatgcATACCagcataaataaaaaatatataataaaaaaaacattcaaaacTTACTCAGATTTCATTGAACGAACCATCTCGACCAAATCCCTCATTGCTTGAATATCGATTAGCTTAGTACAGATCCACCACTTTAAATCCCTGGAGTTAGTCTCATGTCTATCTTTTATTACTAGCATCAACAAATCATCACCATAGTGTTGTATCATCAAATCGAAAGTGGTTGAGTCAAAGTATTCTTGAAAGATGCAAGGGTTTTCACATCGGCTGTCTTTCCCCATTACTACTACTCTACACAGTTCGCAAATCAACGTCATtgcttcaaaattttgaaacccTAATCGGTTTGGGACGAAAGGAATTGATAAATCGATAGAGGGacctttttgtttttgtatagAAACCCATGTAGTTTAGAAAATTAACAATTGACCCAtataccttttattttaattattattactttttactttcctatttcatattcaattagtcgtattaaaatttaattaatcgTGATATCAATTAATATCACATAAGATTCtattgagaaaagaaaaagattcttattaaaaaaatttaaacccCAGATCTCTTcattaaaaacaaaacaatatcaTCCACTAAACAatatctttttatgattaacTTATAGGGGTACGTTGGACTTAAATTCTTTTTACCAGAGTGTTCCTTATATATGGACGGAGAGCGAA
It encodes the following:
- the LOC125869996 gene encoding uncharacterized protein LOC125869996, which produces MMLAWLLNSLSREIAESVIYSQTTEDLWNELEQRYRQTDGAKMFQLQRELNNISQGTNDVAGYFNRLKKIWHQTKMNEDQKLIWFLMGLNENFGSIRGNILMMKPLPTTSHAYSIVLHEETQMGVHSGNQVNGTTDSTAFNTNSQRWNNDRGNSEYKGNNQTLNQYANIDTRTNNSFCSYCKKQGHVKEKCYKLVGYPQSFKFNKPKRGYGNGQVNASITEDENNGNNTLRGMTSQGFTSDQCEKLIQMLQTAQT